The proteins below are encoded in one region of Paenarthrobacter ilicis:
- a CDS encoding ABC transporter permease, protein MIRFLARRTAALVAAVLLASFAVFLIPYLTPGDPVRKIIRSRVAGDVIDDSAVQALSAELGLQDPLWTQYLRWLGSLLRGDMGLSYSSRTPVIDQVLPALGITLSIVILTLVVAAAASLALGVTAALNEGRMLDRSISAVTQAFIAVPEYWLAPMLVLVFSLQLALLPSAGWAGPTSAVLPVAVLALRPTSFFTSAVREGVLQSLTSEHVAAARSRGMSRAATVAKHVIPNGLLPLTTTVAIWFAGLLGGSVIVEVMFSIPGMGRLMFDGVINSDIPIAQGAVVVVVTFAVLLTTIADLVHTLLNPRMRSTVA, encoded by the coding sequence ATGATCCGGTTCCTCGCTCGACGGACAGCGGCCCTGGTGGCCGCTGTCCTTCTTGCGTCCTTCGCAGTGTTCCTCATCCCCTACCTGACTCCGGGAGATCCGGTCCGCAAGATCATCCGTTCCCGGGTGGCCGGAGACGTGATCGACGATTCAGCCGTGCAGGCCCTGTCCGCCGAGCTGGGCCTCCAGGACCCTTTGTGGACTCAGTATCTGCGATGGCTCGGCAGCCTCCTCCGCGGCGACATGGGACTGTCCTATTCCAGCCGCACGCCGGTAATCGACCAAGTCCTGCCCGCACTGGGCATCACGCTCTCCATAGTGATCCTGACCCTGGTGGTAGCCGCGGCGGCGTCATTGGCCCTGGGAGTTACCGCCGCGCTGAACGAAGGACGGATGCTGGACCGCAGCATCAGTGCCGTGACCCAGGCATTCATCGCTGTGCCGGAATACTGGCTTGCCCCGATGCTGGTCCTGGTGTTCTCCCTGCAGCTTGCGTTGCTCCCCTCTGCCGGGTGGGCGGGCCCAACCTCGGCAGTCCTTCCCGTAGCCGTCCTGGCGCTTCGGCCCACCAGCTTCTTCACTTCCGCTGTCCGGGAAGGCGTTCTCCAGTCCTTGACTTCGGAGCACGTGGCAGCTGCGAGGAGCCGGGGCATGTCCCGGGCTGCCACTGTGGCCAAGCACGTCATCCCCAACGGGCTGCTTCCCCTGACCACCACAGTGGCCATCTGGTTTGCTGGCCTGCTGGGCGGCTCCGTGATTGTGGAAGTCATGTTCTCCATACCGGGCATGGGCCGGCTCATGTTCGACGGGGTGATCAACAGCGACATTCCGATCGCCCAGGGGGCAGTAGTGGTGGTGGTGACATTCGCCGTCCTGCTCACCACCATCGCCGATCTGGTCCACACGCTCCTCAACCCACGAATGAGGTCCACCGTTGCGTAG
- a CDS encoding ATP-binding cassette domain-containing protein has protein sequence MHNGLVIEGLHAGLRDSPSSPDILHNVSLHVEPGEFVALVGASGSGKTMTSLSVTGLLPGNVAIRSGSIRLAGSELRGLSEGELNRLRGGRIGMLHQQPRRMFNPRMTVEQHIREPLKLHRGLRGRDAHAEALRLLADAGFESPESVAGSYAHELSGGMAQRAMMAVAMAGKPELLLADEPTSALDKTLERQIFELLDQQRRNHHLGVLCITHDLATVSAFADRVILMDDGRVVEEGPTRTVLTSPQTHCSTWELLQASALDPRTDQNPVRAAESPGTPILQAEAVTKTFPTGFRKRTAALSDVTLRVSQGEVLGILGQSGSGKSTLARLLVGLGTPDSGTITAAPGAGVQLVFQEPYDVFDPRMTLADSLEAPLLRSPATAEQRIQRVRQVVGEVELDPAILNRRPGQCSGGQLQRLTIARALLLEPAVLICDEATSALDAITQRKILDLLLRLHRNRGMSLIMISHDMNVIRYMSHRVAVCYRGEVVEMATVGEFFTNPQHEHSKQLVSAVLPLPRAVSPVDRPGTDPDGRSFRGAPVTS, from the coding sequence ATGCATAACGGGCTCGTCATAGAGGGCCTCCATGCGGGGCTGCGGGATTCCCCTTCTTCCCCGGACATTCTGCATAACGTCTCCCTGCACGTGGAACCGGGAGAATTCGTTGCCCTGGTGGGAGCATCGGGCAGCGGCAAGACCATGACCTCCTTGTCCGTCACCGGGCTCCTCCCCGGAAACGTGGCGATCCGATCCGGATCCATCCGCCTGGCCGGGTCAGAACTGCGCGGCCTCAGCGAAGGTGAACTCAACCGACTGCGCGGTGGGCGGATCGGTATGCTGCATCAGCAACCACGGCGGATGTTCAACCCACGAATGACAGTGGAACAGCATATCCGCGAGCCGCTGAAGCTGCACCGCGGCCTGCGGGGACGCGATGCCCACGCCGAAGCCCTCCGGCTGTTGGCCGATGCCGGCTTCGAATCTCCTGAAAGTGTTGCGGGATCGTACGCCCACGAGCTGTCAGGAGGTATGGCCCAGCGGGCCATGATGGCCGTTGCCATGGCCGGGAAGCCCGAACTCCTTCTGGCCGATGAGCCCACCTCCGCCTTGGACAAAACCCTGGAACGCCAGATCTTTGAATTGCTGGATCAGCAGCGGCGAAACCATCATCTGGGCGTTCTGTGCATCACCCATGACCTGGCCACAGTCTCGGCTTTCGCCGACAGGGTGATCCTCATGGATGATGGTCGCGTGGTGGAAGAGGGACCCACCCGTACTGTCCTGACCTCCCCGCAGACGCACTGCAGTACGTGGGAACTCCTCCAAGCCTCGGCCCTCGATCCACGGACGGACCAGAATCCGGTGAGGGCCGCCGAAAGCCCCGGAACCCCAATCCTGCAAGCGGAAGCTGTGACCAAGACTTTCCCCACCGGTTTCCGCAAGAGAACGGCGGCGCTCAGTGACGTGACGTTGCGCGTGAGCCAGGGCGAGGTCCTGGGCATTTTGGGCCAGTCGGGCTCCGGCAAGAGTACTTTGGCCCGGCTCCTGGTGGGTTTGGGGACCCCGGACTCCGGGACAATCACGGCGGCTCCTGGTGCGGGAGTGCAGCTTGTTTTCCAGGAACCCTACGACGTCTTCGATCCACGGATGACACTCGCCGACAGCCTTGAGGCGCCTTTGCTCCGGAGCCCGGCGACGGCAGAACAACGCATCCAGCGGGTGCGCCAGGTGGTCGGTGAAGTGGAGCTGGACCCCGCGATACTGAACCGCCGCCCCGGGCAGTGCTCCGGAGGCCAGTTGCAGCGGCTCACCATCGCCAGGGCCCTTCTGCTGGAACCTGCCGTCCTGATCTGTGACGAAGCGACATCTGCCTTGGACGCCATTACCCAGCGGAAAATCCTCGATCTCCTGCTCAGGCTGCATCGGAACCGGGGGATGTCCCTCATCATGATCTCCCACGACATGAACGTCATCCGCTACATGAGCCACCGCGTGGCCGTGTGTTATCGCGGGGAGGTAGTGGAGATGGCCACCGTGGGAGAGTTCTTCACCAATCCGCAGCACGAGCACAGCAAACAACTGGTTTCCGCGGTTCTTCCGCTTCCCCGGGCCGTTTCTCCCGTGGACAGGCCCGGGACCGACCCCGACGGGAGAAGCTTCCGTGGCGCGCCTGTCACGTCCTGA
- a CDS encoding FadR/GntR family transcriptional regulator codes for MARKSLVGVVADELLDRIVAGEFPPGTVVPGELELSARHEVSRMTVREAMKTLEAQRILSVERGRGTFVNPLNQWASLEAVLRAASEGTKDAVAAIQLIELRRMLETGACELAAERISDEELRTLHRHVENMQNAHEANDLAAFVEADLAFHDVILHASGNVFVAVLFEPLHRVLEARRAQTSAVREIQEHAIGHHRKIAAALDSRNPHEARLAMDAHMQQTLDDLKTYVLEA; via the coding sequence ATGGCACGCAAGTCACTGGTCGGCGTCGTAGCTGATGAGTTGCTGGACCGCATCGTAGCGGGCGAGTTTCCGCCAGGAACGGTGGTGCCCGGCGAACTGGAGCTCAGCGCCCGCCATGAGGTGAGCCGCATGACCGTGCGGGAAGCTATGAAAACCCTGGAAGCCCAGCGGATCCTCAGCGTGGAACGCGGGCGTGGGACCTTCGTCAATCCCCTGAACCAGTGGGCTTCGCTGGAGGCCGTCCTCAGGGCCGCCTCAGAAGGAACCAAGGACGCGGTGGCTGCCATTCAGCTCATTGAGCTCCGCCGCATGCTGGAAACCGGAGCCTGCGAGTTGGCCGCGGAACGGATCTCCGATGAGGAACTCCGCACCCTCCACCGCCACGTTGAGAACATGCAGAACGCCCATGAGGCCAATGACCTCGCTGCGTTCGTGGAGGCCGATCTCGCCTTCCACGACGTCATCCTCCACGCCTCCGGCAATGTGTTCGTTGCCGTCCTGTTCGAACCCCTGCACCGGGTCCTGGAAGCCCGCCGCGCGCAGACCTCGGCCGTCCGCGAGATCCAGGAACACGCAATCGGCCACCACCGGAAGATCGCGGCGGCGCTGGATTCGCGCAACCCCCACGAGGCCCGGCTTGCCATGGACGCGCACATGCAGCAGACCCTGGATGACCTGAAGACGTACGTGCTGGAGGCGTAG
- a CDS encoding four-carbon acid sugar kinase family protein produces the protein MTLEADVLAAFPAEVQIPAQLVADAVAASSTTKPRVLVVLDDDPTGTQSVADLAVLTRWEVADFSWAFAHIKEQQTNPAVYVLTNTRSLDPAEAAARNEEIVRNALAAAAPAGLALGFVSRSDSTLRGHYPLEPDVIAATVAAETGETTDGVVIVPAFPDAGRVTIGGVHYMRADAGALTPVAETEFAKDASFGFANSEMAKYVEEKSQGRFPASEVIVLDLNIIRAGAAAGDPAISAKAIADALEAATDSTPIVADIVTENDFRALALGLDEAERRGKKLLYRVGPPFVRGRLGQEIRTALTSEEAYAGNTPSTAGGLIVVGSHVGLTTRQLNDLTSQHSSARIIEIDVEKLIAGTKTEGEAEADAYIETVVSDVVEALHKGDVIVHTSRLLIKTDDPAASLKIARTVSAAVVAVVNRTLKTFPPRFVIAKGGITSSDVAAHGLEIRHAIVRGPMLPGIVSLWEPVDGPAKGIPYIVFAGNVGDDQSLTQVTRKLSATF, from the coding sequence GTGACCCTAGAAGCCGACGTTCTGGCCGCCTTCCCTGCGGAAGTCCAGATCCCTGCACAGCTGGTGGCAGATGCCGTTGCCGCATCCTCGACCACCAAGCCCCGCGTCCTGGTTGTCCTTGATGACGACCCCACCGGCACACAGTCCGTTGCGGACCTGGCTGTCCTCACCCGCTGGGAGGTGGCGGACTTCTCCTGGGCCTTTGCCCACATCAAGGAGCAGCAAACCAACCCGGCCGTTTACGTGCTGACCAACACCCGGAGCCTGGACCCGGCAGAAGCCGCGGCCCGCAACGAGGAAATCGTCCGTAACGCACTGGCCGCCGCAGCACCCGCAGGCCTGGCGCTGGGCTTTGTCAGCCGCAGCGACTCCACCCTCCGGGGCCACTACCCGTTGGAGCCGGACGTCATTGCAGCCACCGTGGCCGCCGAGACCGGCGAAACCACCGACGGTGTGGTGATTGTCCCGGCATTCCCCGACGCCGGCCGCGTCACCATTGGCGGTGTGCACTACATGCGCGCCGACGCCGGCGCACTGACTCCCGTGGCTGAGACGGAATTCGCCAAGGATGCCTCCTTCGGCTTCGCGAACTCCGAGATGGCCAAATATGTGGAGGAAAAGTCCCAGGGCCGCTTCCCGGCCAGCGAGGTGATCGTCCTGGACCTGAACATCATCCGCGCCGGAGCAGCAGCAGGCGATCCCGCAATCTCCGCCAAGGCTATTGCCGATGCCCTGGAGGCCGCCACCGATTCCACCCCGATCGTGGCTGATATTGTCACCGAGAACGACTTCCGAGCCCTGGCGCTGGGACTTGATGAGGCAGAACGACGCGGCAAGAAACTCCTCTACCGCGTGGGTCCTCCCTTTGTCCGCGGCCGCCTGGGCCAGGAAATCCGCACCGCGTTGACCTCTGAAGAGGCGTACGCCGGCAACACTCCCTCCACAGCTGGGGGCCTGATTGTGGTGGGCTCGCACGTTGGACTCACCACCCGCCAGCTCAACGACCTGACCTCGCAGCACAGCTCGGCGCGCATCATCGAGATCGACGTCGAGAAGCTCATTGCCGGAACCAAAACCGAGGGCGAAGCAGAAGCCGACGCCTACATTGAAACCGTCGTGTCCGACGTCGTCGAAGCCCTTCACAAGGGCGACGTGATTGTCCACACCAGCCGCCTGCTCATCAAAACCGACGATCCCGCAGCAAGCCTGAAGATCGCCCGCACAGTCTCTGCCGCCGTCGTGGCCGTGGTGAACCGGACGCTCAAAACCTTCCCGCCGCGGTTCGTCATCGCCAAGGGCGGCATCACCTCCTCTGACGTAGCCGCCCATGGCCTTGAAATCCGTCACGCCATTGTCCGTGGCCCCATGCTGCCGGGCATCGTGTCCCTGTGGGAGCCGGTGGACGGTCCCGCCAAGGGGATCCCTTACATCGTCTTCGCCGGCAACGTGGGTGACGACCAGTCCCTGACCCAGGTCACCCGCAAGCTCAGCGCCACTTTCTAA
- a CDS encoding AraC family transcriptional regulator, with protein sequence MATSDVDEAHARIAELFCSHELAPRTRTAAVDMKLRSLHRGDVGIEFLDYGADVRIEPEGLKDFHLVQIPLAGHASMQVGGSAVESSPKMATVPPIDRPFSMSWSGGSPHLIVYVRRSAVERVAGQLYGDNAVDLGYGMDLTGGAGRAFLRSVVELHDDMISQPQSTAPVFVQGLLADSMVSRLLMAMNSPEGDAKEAEPESRLVRECRELLERHASEDLTVPDIAECLGVSVRTLQTALRAEVGATPSELLRSIRLDRARGMLLEADPREQSVTAIAELCGFTHQGRFSALYLKTFGELPSESLRR encoded by the coding sequence ATGGCCACCTCCGACGTTGACGAGGCACATGCCAGGATCGCCGAGTTGTTCTGCAGCCATGAGCTCGCGCCGCGGACCCGGACGGCCGCGGTGGATATGAAGCTGCGTTCCCTGCACCGGGGGGACGTGGGCATTGAATTCCTGGACTACGGCGCGGATGTCCGCATTGAACCCGAAGGCCTGAAGGACTTCCATTTGGTGCAGATTCCCTTGGCCGGACACGCGTCCATGCAGGTTGGCGGCAGTGCGGTGGAATCAAGCCCGAAGATGGCGACTGTCCCGCCGATCGACCGGCCGTTCTCCATGAGCTGGAGCGGTGGAAGCCCGCACTTGATCGTGTATGTACGCCGCTCAGCCGTGGAGCGTGTTGCGGGCCAACTCTATGGCGATAATGCAGTGGACCTGGGCTACGGCATGGACCTGACGGGCGGCGCCGGCCGCGCATTCCTGAGGTCCGTCGTCGAGCTTCATGACGACATGATCAGCCAGCCGCAGTCCACGGCTCCCGTGTTCGTGCAGGGCTTGCTGGCTGACAGCATGGTGTCCCGGTTGCTGATGGCCATGAATTCGCCGGAGGGCGATGCCAAGGAGGCAGAGCCTGAAAGCCGGCTGGTCCGGGAATGCCGGGAATTGCTGGAGCGCCATGCTTCCGAGGACCTGACAGTGCCGGACATCGCCGAGTGCCTGGGCGTATCGGTCCGGACGTTGCAGACCGCGCTCCGGGCGGAAGTCGGCGCAACGCCGTCGGAATTGCTGCGGAGTATCCGGCTGGACCGCGCCCGGGGGATGTTGCTGGAGGCTGATCCGCGGGAGCAAAGCGTCACAGCCATTGCCGAACTTTGCGGCTTCACCCATCAGGGCCGTTTTTCGGCACTGTACTTGAAAACCTTCGGGGAGCTGCCGTCGGAGAGCCTGCGCCGCTGA
- a CDS encoding ABC transporter permease has translation MRRLPLHLWIACAILAVIVLGVLLAPWISPYPPAEQNLATRLAAPGAGHLLGTDHLGRDTLSRLLDGGRFSLTLAALATVITAVAGTAIGVLSARRRGWLDEFLTRTNDVLLAMPEMVVALFLVAILGTGYPSLLLALTVTGWTPFARLARSLALDVSARGFVEAAHVLRCPPSFIVMKHIIPHLAAPLLGQATLRFGHFLINVGALSYLGLGVQPPQSDWGSMLAAAQPYAARAPMTILAPGLVIFAVALCVTLLGQHLSRTSRLTPAQVLAPEAVPAHA, from the coding sequence TTGCGTAGACTCCCCCTGCACCTGTGGATCGCCTGCGCCATCCTGGCAGTTATTGTGCTGGGCGTGCTCCTGGCCCCGTGGATCTCCCCCTACCCGCCCGCGGAACAAAACCTTGCCACGCGCCTGGCTGCACCCGGCGCCGGTCACCTGCTGGGCACCGACCACTTGGGCAGGGACACCCTGAGCCGGTTGCTCGACGGCGGTCGGTTCTCCCTGACGCTCGCGGCGCTGGCCACCGTGATCACCGCCGTCGCCGGTACGGCCATTGGCGTCCTCAGCGCACGGCGGCGGGGTTGGCTGGATGAGTTCCTCACCCGCACCAACGATGTCCTGTTGGCCATGCCGGAAATGGTTGTCGCGTTGTTTTTGGTCGCAATCCTGGGGACGGGTTACCCGTCTCTCCTGCTGGCATTGACGGTCACGGGCTGGACTCCCTTTGCCAGGCTTGCGCGTTCGCTGGCGCTGGATGTTTCAGCCCGCGGTTTCGTGGAAGCAGCGCATGTGCTGCGGTGCCCGCCGTCGTTCATTGTGATGAAGCACATCATCCCGCACTTGGCCGCTCCCCTGCTGGGCCAGGCCACCCTTCGCTTTGGCCACTTCCTGATCAACGTGGGCGCACTGTCTTACCTGGGGCTCGGCGTTCAGCCGCCGCAATCGGACTGGGGATCCATGTTGGCAGCCGCACAGCCCTACGCAGCCCGGGCACCCATGACCATTTTGGCTCCCGGCCTGGTGATCTTTGCCGTGGCGCTGTGCGTAACCCTCCTGGGACAGCACCTTTCGCGGACATCCCGGCTGACTCCGGCCCAGGTCCTTGCTCCGGAGGCGGTGCCGGCCCATGCATAA
- a CDS encoding MFS transporter has protein sequence MARLSRPETSTLLGAQLVFNIGFYAVVPFLTTALSGEYGMGAAAVGLVLGARTFSQQGMFLLGGMVADHWGAKRSILLGCLVRITGYLTLALAADFPGFLLGAVLTGAGGALFSPALESQLSTADDLDESQPRKRSVFVWLALTGEFGALVGPLLGAALMGWGFDAALAFGSGIFAIVTVLLWLRLPSTPGGTSPEPLTRRNFAIPEAVRNRLFLGFCVLVSIKMVAYNQLYFTIPLALARLGLGEGWLAGMFLMASVLTLLLQIPVSAAVRRLGEARAMSAGFSLQGISFLLAAGAGVVSGPSGDPFGSGAFAMMAVSVALLILGHMSLTPTILSVIPRFVPSEATGRGSYYGLAASCGGLAVLLANAALGLVQTLAGQSGWGAGASWLLLFAVSGIAAVAIPSVLPRRLPTGARP, from the coding sequence GTGGCGCGCCTGTCACGTCCTGAAACATCCACGCTCCTGGGCGCCCAGCTGGTCTTCAACATCGGTTTCTACGCAGTGGTTCCGTTCCTTACCACCGCGTTGTCCGGTGAATACGGCATGGGAGCCGCCGCCGTCGGCCTGGTGTTGGGTGCCCGCACCTTCAGCCAGCAGGGCATGTTCCTGCTGGGCGGAATGGTGGCCGACCATTGGGGGGCGAAACGTTCAATCCTGCTCGGCTGCCTGGTGCGCATCACCGGTTACCTCACACTGGCTCTTGCCGCTGATTTCCCCGGATTTCTCCTGGGGGCAGTGCTTACCGGTGCAGGGGGTGCGCTGTTCTCTCCTGCACTGGAATCACAGCTGTCCACAGCGGACGACCTCGACGAATCCCAGCCGAGAAAACGCTCCGTCTTTGTGTGGCTGGCGCTGACAGGAGAATTCGGGGCCTTGGTGGGACCCCTGCTCGGAGCAGCACTGATGGGCTGGGGTTTCGACGCCGCGTTGGCTTTCGGAAGCGGTATTTTCGCCATCGTCACGGTCCTGCTCTGGCTCCGGTTACCCTCCACGCCAGGAGGGACATCACCAGAGCCGCTCACCCGCCGGAACTTTGCCATACCCGAGGCCGTGCGGAACCGGCTCTTCCTGGGATTCTGCGTCCTCGTCAGCATAAAAATGGTGGCCTACAACCAGCTCTACTTCACCATTCCCTTGGCACTTGCCCGGCTGGGACTTGGCGAGGGGTGGTTGGCTGGAATGTTCCTCATGGCATCCGTCCTGACGCTCCTCCTGCAGATTCCCGTGTCGGCAGCTGTCCGGAGGCTGGGGGAAGCCCGGGCCATGTCCGCGGGTTTTTCGCTCCAGGGAATCTCCTTCCTGCTTGCGGCAGGTGCCGGCGTGGTGTCCGGACCCAGCGGCGATCCCTTCGGAAGCGGCGCCTTCGCGATGATGGCGGTCTCGGTGGCCCTCCTGATTCTGGGGCACATGAGCCTCACACCCACCATCCTTTCCGTCATCCCACGGTTCGTCCCTTCCGAGGCCACCGGCCGCGGCTCCTACTACGGCCTGGCCGCTAGCTGCGGGGGACTCGCCGTCTTGCTGGCCAACGCTGCGCTGGGGCTGGTACAGACTCTGGCCGGGCAGTCGGGATGGGGAGCAGGCGCTTCCTGGCTGCTGCTGTTCGCGGTGTCCGGTATTGCCGCCGTCGCGATTCCTTCCGTCCTGCCGCGAAGGCTTCCAACGGGCGCACGGCCCTGA
- a CDS encoding ABC transporter substrate-binding protein has translation MRFSLPASVSLGLAALLALTGCGFTGTNTGTSQPTQVADKEQRIVVDNFRAPVANWALESDSAYILSLSGCLETLTRFDQAEGKIVPSLATEWKQTSPLDWDFTIREGVTFQDGSPLTAEAVAGSLQHVLKASVPARAFNPKVISSVTVQDERTVRISTPAESPLVPYRLASVNAGILSPAAFEGAAVDPFRHCTGPFTPVSEKAKQSLTLDRNPNYWGGEVLLAGAEVRFVTDGATRATQIQTGEADISMSIPVSGLSAIEGDSNVKVLKADSPRTATLYMNNGKAPFDTVEFRQAVTKALDLEALAASVYEGAAVPASGPFAPSEPWAGEKQGAPAKDVDAAKKLLADAGYTAGRPLEIIAIVERAEFADVAAVIQDNLKAAGIPVSIKTKEYAAVEPDLLSGNYDMVLSQRNRLIDIADPIGFLTADYTCDGTYNLSHFCNKDYDALIAKASKTADSEERYALYAQAGKILKDQAVNVWLVNEQAIDAVRSNVMGHAQDPLARYVLRAQTAKPAS, from the coding sequence ATGCGATTCTCCCTGCCTGCCTCCGTCTCCTTGGGACTGGCAGCCCTCCTCGCCCTGACCGGTTGCGGTTTCACGGGTACCAACACGGGTACCAGCCAGCCGACGCAGGTTGCTGACAAAGAGCAACGGATCGTGGTGGACAACTTCCGCGCGCCTGTAGCCAACTGGGCACTCGAGAGCGATTCCGCTTACATCCTTTCCCTCTCCGGCTGTTTGGAAACGCTGACGCGTTTTGACCAGGCCGAAGGCAAGATCGTGCCTTCGCTGGCCACGGAATGGAAACAAACATCGCCGCTGGATTGGGATTTCACCATCCGCGAGGGCGTCACGTTCCAGGATGGCAGCCCACTGACAGCCGAGGCGGTGGCCGGGTCACTGCAGCACGTCCTGAAGGCCTCAGTACCGGCCAGGGCGTTCAACCCGAAGGTGATCAGCAGCGTCACCGTTCAGGACGAGCGTACGGTCCGCATCAGCACCCCTGCGGAGAGCCCTCTGGTTCCGTATCGCCTGGCCAGTGTCAACGCCGGAATCCTGTCCCCCGCAGCTTTCGAAGGCGCAGCAGTTGACCCCTTCAGGCACTGCACTGGGCCCTTCACGCCCGTCTCGGAAAAGGCCAAGCAGTCCTTGACCCTGGATCGGAACCCCAATTACTGGGGTGGGGAGGTCCTGCTGGCCGGCGCCGAAGTGCGTTTTGTCACCGACGGAGCCACCCGCGCTACCCAGATCCAGACGGGCGAAGCTGACATCTCCATGTCCATCCCGGTCTCCGGGCTGTCCGCGATTGAAGGCGACAGCAACGTCAAGGTTCTCAAAGCAGACTCCCCCCGCACGGCAACGCTTTACATGAACAATGGCAAAGCACCGTTCGACACCGTTGAATTCCGCCAGGCCGTGACCAAAGCACTGGACCTTGAGGCCCTCGCTGCCAGCGTCTACGAAGGCGCCGCTGTTCCCGCCAGCGGCCCGTTTGCGCCTTCAGAGCCTTGGGCCGGCGAAAAACAGGGCGCTCCGGCAAAGGACGTGGATGCGGCCAAGAAGCTCCTGGCAGATGCCGGTTACACCGCGGGGCGACCGTTGGAAATCATCGCTATCGTCGAGCGCGCAGAGTTCGCCGATGTTGCCGCAGTCATCCAGGACAACCTCAAGGCAGCCGGGATTCCGGTGAGCATCAAGACCAAGGAATATGCCGCCGTCGAGCCTGATTTGTTGTCCGGGAACTACGACATGGTGCTCAGCCAGCGCAACCGGCTGATTGACATCGCCGATCCCATCGGCTTCCTGACCGCCGACTACACCTGCGACGGCACGTACAACCTCAGCCACTTCTGCAACAAGGATTACGACGCCCTCATCGCCAAGGCCTCCAAGACGGCTGACTCTGAAGAGCGCTACGCCCTGTATGCACAGGCTGGAAAAATCCTGAAGGACCAAGCCGTGAATGTGTGGCTTGTCAACGAGCAGGCAATCGACGCCGTGCGTTCCAACGTCATGGGCCATGCCCAGGACCCCCTGGCCCGCTACGTGCTCAGGGCGCAGACCGCGAAGCCCGCCTCCTGA
- a CDS encoding GntP family transporter: protein MNPLINSLMVSAADAPAIKPAVELGTPLLLTIAAAGIALLLVLIIRFKIQAFVALLAVSILVGVAAQIPLKDIFTVVTNGVGSTMGKVALLIALGAILGRMIEVSGGVQSLATHFTDKLGAKRVAVALTAVGFLVAIPVFFEVGVIVLVPIVYAFAKIAKVHPIKFGLPMAGIMLSIHVAVPPHPGIVAGAGVFGADIGLITMISLIICIPLGFLSYWVASIMNRKEYELLPGVKQQVEEFGSDSLVHVGHDGPGARAIAPPRPGLIMFLIAAPIVQILLGTVGTLTIPKDNYWFGVATFIGNPFFALLVAVALSFFLLAVRRNWSLKETGEIFEGALPPIASILMVVAAGGVFGEVLRTSGIGAALSHTLDSLGLPVIVLGFIISLALRAAQGSATVAIVTTTGLLTSAVMEGGYTPAQIAVIVIAIGFGALGLSHVTDAGFWTVIRYYGLTVSDGLKTWTVLTTILGLAGFVLTYVAWILVGGLAH, encoded by the coding sequence ATGAATCCCCTCATCAACTCGCTGATGGTCAGCGCCGCAGACGCGCCGGCCATCAAGCCCGCAGTGGAGCTGGGTACCCCGCTGCTCCTGACCATCGCAGCGGCGGGCATCGCCCTTCTGCTGGTGCTGATCATCCGCTTCAAGATCCAAGCTTTTGTTGCCTTGCTGGCCGTCAGCATCCTGGTGGGTGTAGCCGCCCAGATCCCGCTCAAGGACATCTTCACCGTGGTGACCAACGGCGTGGGAAGCACCATGGGCAAGGTGGCTTTGCTGATCGCCCTTGGCGCCATCCTGGGCCGGATGATTGAGGTGTCCGGTGGCGTCCAGTCCCTGGCCACCCACTTCACGGACAAGTTGGGTGCCAAGCGGGTAGCAGTGGCCCTGACGGCCGTGGGCTTCCTGGTGGCCATCCCCGTGTTCTTCGAGGTGGGCGTGATCGTCTTGGTGCCGATCGTCTATGCTTTCGCCAAGATCGCCAAGGTCCACCCCATCAAGTTCGGCCTCCCCATGGCGGGCATCATGCTGTCCATCCACGTTGCGGTGCCGCCGCACCCGGGCATTGTTGCCGGTGCCGGTGTGTTCGGTGCCGACATCGGGCTCATCACCATGATCTCCCTGATTATCTGCATCCCGCTGGGCTTCCTGTCCTACTGGGTTGCCAGCATTATGAACCGCAAGGAATACGAGCTCCTTCCCGGCGTGAAGCAGCAGGTGGAAGAATTCGGTTCCGATTCCCTGGTCCACGTGGGCCATGACGGTCCCGGCGCCCGCGCCATCGCTCCTCCCCGTCCGGGCCTGATCATGTTCCTGATCGCCGCCCCGATCGTTCAGATCCTCCTGGGTACGGTGGGCACGCTGACCATCCCCAAGGACAACTACTGGTTCGGCGTGGCCACTTTCATCGGCAACCCGTTCTTTGCCCTCCTGGTGGCCGTGGCCCTGTCCTTCTTCCTGCTGGCGGTCCGCCGCAACTGGTCGCTCAAGGAGACCGGCGAGATCTTCGAAGGCGCACTGCCTCCCATCGCATCCATCCTCATGGTGGTTGCAGCTGGTGGCGTCTTCGGTGAAGTCCTTCGCACCTCCGGCATTGGCGCCGCACTGTCCCACACCCTGGACAGCCTGGGGCTCCCGGTCATCGTGCTGGGCTTCATCATCTCCCTGGCACTCCGCGCCGCACAGGGTTCGGCAACCGTAGCTATTGTGACCACCACCGGCCTGCTCACGTCCGCCGTCATGGAAGGCGGCTACACGCCCGCCCAGATCGCAGTGATCGTGATCGCCATCGGCTTCGGCGCACTGGGCCTGTCACACGTGACCGACGCAGGCTTCTGGACAGTCATCCGCTACTACGGCCTCACAGTGTCCGACGGCCTCAAGACGTGGACCGTGCTCACCACCATCCTTGGCTTGGCCGGCTTTGTCCTCACCTACGTGGCCTGGATCCTTGTGGGAGGCCTGGCACACTGA